In Bombyx mori chromosome 11, ASM3026992v2, one genomic interval encodes:
- the LOC101737433 gene encoding ATP synthase subunit s, mitochondrial, translating to MNYTQTSNTKQLIKLFVLFISTYFFTYKAPNRIKMQKILRNISRYPYTPRIDQKRSFWEYVNMMFNKPDPDRIKAVGADRACAEWVLKNGGKIVWADGKRIEDYNVLPSDDTILPKIIEIDGTDSAISHYGFPHLNGCTMLSKIILHNNNYIDDRALKGLSYAKNTLSHLQISKCVNVTDAGLKELNILEKLQHLILFNLESVNDLEDCKKYLKSQIPKCNIEGNPKQKNEDSL from the exons ATGAATTATACGCAAACGTCAAATACGAAACAGCTGATTAAATtgtttgtgttatttatttcaacGTATTTCTTCACATACAAAGCACCTAACAGAATCAAAATGCAAAAAATTTTACGTAAC attTCTCGTTATCCATATACGCCGAGAATCGATCAAAAAAGGTCGTTCTGGGAGTACGTGAATATGATGTTCAACAAACCTGATCCCGACAGGATCAAGGCCGTCGGAGCTGATCGAGCGTGCGCTGAGTGGGTCTTGAAAAATGGCGGTAAAATCGTTTGGGCGGATGGGAAACGAATTGAGGATTACAATGTACTTCCTTCCGACGATACGATCCTACCCAAAATAATTGAAATCGATGGAACCGATTCAGCTATATCTCACTACGGATTCCCACATTTAA ATGGTTGTACGATGCTAAGCAAAATTATCctgcataataataattatatagacGATCGGGCTCTGAAAGGATTATCGTACGCAAAGAACACACTTTCGCATTTACAAATCTCAAAATGTGTGAATGTCACCGATGCCGGTCTTAAAGAACTCAACATATTGGAGAAACTGCAGCACCTGATACTCTTTAATTTGGAGAGTGTTAACGATTTGGAAGATTGTAAAAAATATCTGAAGTCTCAAATTCCTAAATGTAATATTGAAG